TCGGTCCTCCGCGCCGTCGAGTTTCGGCGGCCGGTCATCCGCTGCGGCAATGCCGGCTGGAGCGGCTGGATCGACGAGTTTGGCGCGATCCGAGCCGTGCTGACCAAGGGCCGGGACGGCGCGATCCATACTGAGCTCAAGGACGCCCCCGAGGGCACCGTCTATTTCCGGGGTACGGCCACCGTGCGGGTCCATCGCGACAAGCGCTGGGACTCCGTGCAGACCTTCTACGCCCGCCATGGCGACTGGTTCGTGCTGGTGAGCGCCGCGCTTGTGGCGCTCGGTTTCGGGGCGCTGCGCCTCGGGCAGGTCAAGCCCTCCCCCCGCCGTCGGCGGGCGGACGCCTGACGGGCGGCGGACGCGGCGCGCGCCTGTAGCCATTTTTTGGAGACGGAAGCGCGCGGAAGCCGCGACCGGCCGCGGGGTTGAATGCGGCCGGTTCGATTCGACTCAAGTGGCCGGTTTCCAGGCCGTCCTCTCTTCGGTCGGACCGCGACTTCACGCCCGGCCACGGGGGCCGTTTAGGCCTCCCCGGGGGCCTGCGTAATGACCGCGGTCCGGCTCTGTCAGCCGCCCGCCGGACTGTCAGTTTACAATGACCTTTGCCCGGTGCATGGCCAAACCTACCATCCGTTTATCCCGCTCAGAACCCCTGCCTCACGTACACCCCGGCCTACGTTCCTGTCGTGCGTCTGCACGTGCTCGCATCGCCCGGCGTGAACCTTTCACCGCAAACCTAACCCTGACCAACGCATGAACCCGAATCGATGGCTTCCGCCGGTTAATCCGGCGCTGATCGTTGCCCTTGCCGGATTGGCAATCGCGACGAGCCCGGCTCGCGCCCAGACGGCTCCCGGAGTCGACGCTGCGACGCTCGCCAAGTACGACACCAACCACAATGGCGTCCTGGATACGGACGAACAGGCGGCCATGCGGGCCGCGCAGGCTGCACCGGCTGCTAGTACCACTGCTGCCAAGCCGGAGGCTGGCGCCGGCGATATCATCGAACTCAGCCCGTTCCAGGTCGACGCCTCGCGCGACAAGGGTTACTTCGCGGAGAACACGCTCGCGGGTAGCCGGATGAACACCAACATCTCGGACCTCGGCGCTTCGATCTCCGTCATCACCAAGCAGCAGCTCGAGGACACCGCGTCTGTCGACATCAACGACGTGTTCCGGTACGAGCTCAACACCGAGGGTTCCTCGACGTATACCCCGGCGGTCGCCTCGCAAAAGAGCGACGGCATGCTCGACACGATTGCCGGCGGCACCAACGGCGGCACGGTTGCGAGTTCGACGAACGCGACGGCCAATCGTATCCGCGGCATCGGCACCCCGAGCCGCGCGATCAACTACTATCCGTCAATCAGCCAGGTTCCGATGGACGCGTACAACGTCCAGTCGGTCGAAATCAGCCGCGGTCCGAACTCCATGCTTTTCGGTATGGGCAGCCCGGCCGGCATCGTGAACCAGACGAACGCGCAGGCGCTGCTCAACCGGAATACCAACCGAGTTGATGTCCGCGCGGACCAGAACGGTTCCTATCGTGCCAGCCTGTCGTTCAACCGCAGCCTCATTCAGGACAAGTTGGCGGTCTATGGCGCGCTGCTGTACGATGATCGCCAGTTCGAGCGCAAGCCGTCGTACGACCGCACCCGCCGCCAGTACGGCGCCCTGACCTTCAAGCCGTTCGAGCGCACTATCCTGCGCGCGAGCGTTGAGGGCTATAACAACGACAACCGCCGTCCGAACTCGATCACCCCGCGTGACTTCGTGACGGAATGGAAGACCGCCGGCCAACCGGTGTGGGACTCCCTCAATAAGAAGATTACCAAGCTCTCCACGGGCGAGGTCGTTGGCCCCTACGTCAGCAACTCGCTTTCGCCGCGTGCCGCCGAGGTGATCGCCTACATCAAGTCGCGTTCCGACTTCGATGCCGCCAAGTGGAACGCCAGCAAGAATACCTATAATGGTGTTTCGATCTTTGGCTCCGGTGCGATGACCAACACGTCGTCGATCCTTTATGTGCCCGGCGTTGGCTACCCCAACGCGGCGCGCAGCATAATGCAGATTTACGGCGGCCAGCTCATGAACTGGTTCTCTTCTCCGTACAACACCACCTACCGCACCGCGTGGGGCACCAGCACCAATCCGGCGGCGAGCGCGACGGCGATTCCGAGTTCTGGCTCGGCCTCTTCCCAGGTGTGGTCCAGCACGCTTAACGCGGACGTCTGGGACCGGGCTTTCGTGCAGTCCAACGGTTGGTCATTCAATCCCAACGCGGCGATCATCGGCGGCAACAAGTACGCGGGTGTCTCGGATCAATCGGTTTACGACTGGACCGACATCAATATCAGCCAAGCCAACTATGGCCGCGAGCGGAACACTAACCTCAACCTCGAGCTCGAACAGGAGATCACGAAGAACCTGTTCCTGACTGCCGGCTGGATGCGCGAGGACTTTGATGCGGTGTCGAACTACACGGTCGCCCAGCAGTACACGTCGACGCTTTATATCGACAACAATAAGTACATGCCGGACGGCTCCGCGAACCCAGGGTACCTGATGCCCTACGTCATGGACTTCGAGCCGGATCGGTACACCAACGCCCAGCTCAACGACCACTTCCGCGCGATGCTCGCCTACACGCCAGATTTCACCCGCAACTCGGGGTGGACGAAGTGGCTTGGCCGGCATCAGATTCTCGGTCTGTGGTCGCGCGACGAGTACATGGCCACGAACTACCGCCAGCGCGTCTCGTACGTCGACGCCGCCACGGCGGCCGGCAAGTACCGTTTCCTGAATAACCAGAACAAGAATGCCGACGGGACCGAGACCGGCTGGAGCTATCAGGGCACCGGCGTGCAGCGCTTCTACTACCTCGGCACGCAGGGCGCCACGAACGGGGCCGTGACCCGCTCCTCGGGCGAATGGAACGCCGAGAAGTACAATGGCAACGTGCGCGTGTTCAATTACGACACCGGCCAATTCGAGGACGTCAACGTCACCACCGATCACTTCACCCGCAGTGAAGGCACCGGTCGCAACCAGCGCCTGCTGAACACGGTCAGTGCCGCAACCACGAATTACCTCTGGAATGACCGGCTCGTCACCACGTTCGGCTACCGCAAGGACGTGCTCAAGCTTCGGAATACCACCACGGCCGCGATCAAGCAGCCGGACGGCAGCACGATGCCGACGATGACGAACCCGCAGATGTGGGTTAACGGCCAGTACAACACCGATGTGATCTTCAATCGCTGGGAGAATTGGACGCGCCTGAACGGCTACACCAGCACTGCTGGCGGCGTGCTGCGTCCGTTCCGCGGCTGGGATAGCATCGAGAACCGTGCGAATTCCGGCAGCCTCTTCTGGCAGTTTGTTCGTGATCTGGGCTTCAGCTACAATACGTCGGACAACTTCAACGCGCCGGATGGTGCCTATGTGGACGCGTTTGGCACGCCGCTGCCGAAGCCCACGGGCAACGGCAAGGACTACGGCTTCCAGTTCGCGCTCTTCGACAACAAGCTGTTCGCGCGCGTGTCGTGGTTCGAGGCGAGCAACCAGAACGAGCTCGCGCCCGGCAAGACGGCTCTTGACCGCTTGGTCATCAACATGGACCAGACGCTCTTCCGCGGATGGGCCCGGACGATCGCCATGATCAACCTGGGCATGGATCCGACCTCCGATACGTTCTTTAGCCAGACCCTTGACCAATCGGTCGAAAATCAGGTTCAGGACGCCGCAGAAAAAATCTGGCAGCAGGATTACCTCTACTACGACGGCAAGTCGATCCGTGCGACGCAGGATGCCGAGGCCAAGGGTATGGAAATCTCGCTCAACTATAACCCGTCCCGGAACTGGACGATGCGAGCGACCTTCAGCAAGCAGGACACCAAATACTCCAACGTGCAGAAGCAATACGATGCCTGGTATGCCCAGCGCGGCACGATCTGGCAGAAGGCCAAGGCTGCCGACTACCTGCTCCCGCAGTACCAGCAGTACAAGACCTTCACCCGTGCGAACGGCGAGCTGGTTGACCTGACGAACTTCTGGACGAGCTATGGCTTCAACGCGAATGTCCTGGCGTCCGCCACGAACGGGCAGACCAACGTGCAGAACTATTACAATGTCGTGGTCATGCCGCAATATGCGCTGAATCGTGACCTCAACGGCCAGTCGTCTCCCGGCCAGCGCAAGTATCGCTGGTCCTACCTCACCAACTACACGTTCGACAGCGGCAAGCTGAAGGGCTGGGGGGTGGGCGGTGCCGAGCGTTGGGAAGACAAGTCGATCATCGGGTATTACGGCAAGGCCTCGGGTGCGATCGCCGCTACGCCCAACCTGCTCGATATCTCTGATACGACTCGTCCGATCTACGACGACGCCCAGTTCTACACGGACCTGTGGGTCAGCTATCGCACCAAGATCTTCAACGATCGCGTGCGGATGAAGGTCCAGCTGAACGTCAGCAATGTCTTCGAAAGTGGCGAACTGCGCGTCGTTCGCGTGAACCTCGACGGTTCCCCGTACGGCTACCGCATCATCGATCCGCGTCAGTTCAATCTGACCGCCTCGTTCGAGTTCTAAGCTGAACAAAGCGTTCGCTCTCACTTCGAGCCCCCTCCCTCCGGAGGGGGCTTTTCTTTGGTGCGCCCGGCCAAGCGCGCCCCACCGCGACGATTCGGCGACGCGACGTTACTCTCCGGGGGCTGATCTGTTTCTGGATCGCCGCTGCGCCGCGCGGCCGCACTATGCCGTGCGTCTCCGCCGGTCAGATCTCCCGTGAATAGACCGTCATTCTCTGCCTTTCCCCAACCAGCTCCCGCCCTAAAGGCGTGGCTCTGCGCGGCTGTGATTGTTGCGCTGGTTTTCCTCGCGTGGGCCAACTCCTTGTCCGGCCCGTTCGTGCTCGATGACCAGAGTTCGATCGTCGACAACCCGACAATCCGCGACTTCGGCTCCTTCCGCTGGATCTCGCCACCTGCTGGCCGCGGCGAGACGGTCGGCGGTCGCCCGGTCCTCAATCTCTCATTTGCTCTCAATCACGCCACGGGCGGACTCGACGTTCGCGTCTATCACGCGACCAACCTAGCCATCCACGCCTTGGCAGCGCTCGCCCTGTTTGGCCTCCTTCGCCGCGCGCTGGCTCTGCCCGGCCTGTCGTCATGCGGGCGCAGCCGGACACTATTCCTGCCGGCGGTGCTCGCCGCGCTCTGGGCCGTCCATCCGCTCAACACCCAGGCGGTCACGTATGTCGTCCAGCGGGCCGAGTCGCTCATGGGCCTGTTCTACCTCACGACGCTCTATGCGTTCGCGCGCAGCCTCGAAGGACCTCATCGCCGCGTCTGGCAGACCGTAGCCATCGCCGCCTGCTGGCTCGGCATGGGCACCAAGGAGAATATGGTCTCCGCGCCGATCGTCGTCTTGCTGTTCGACCGCGCGTTTGGCGCCGGCTCGTTTGCCGGCGCCTGGCGGGCACGTCGCGGCCTCTACCTCGGGTTGGCGACCGCATGGGTGTTCCTCGCGGTGCTGTTGGCGAGCACGGGAGGGAATCGTGGTGGCACCTCCGGGTTTGATGTCGGTGTGAGCTGGATCGGTTATGTCCTCACGCAGGCGCCCGCGCTGGTACGCTACGCCTTGCTCGCCATATGGCCGCACCCACTCGTGTTCGAGTACGGCGACTTCTCCGTCGCTTCGGCAATTGATGTCGCGTGGCCGCTCCTCCTCGTCACCGGCGCCCTCGGCGCGACGCTCTATGCCTTGTGGCGACATCCTGCCGTGGGGGCGATTGCGACTCTCGCGTGGGCGGTGCTCGCACCTACGTCCCTCGTTCCCGGCACGCTGCAGATGATCGTCGAACACCGGATGTATCTTCCGCTGGCCGCAGTCATGGTGCTGGCGGGCCTTGGCCTCGAAGCGCTGACGGGCAGTCGAGGCCAACGGATTCTCGCGTTCGGCGGCGCCGGGCTCGTGCTGGCTTTCACGCTGCTAACCCATGCCCGCAACCAGGCCTACCGATCTGAGCTGGCGCTCTGGCAGGATACGGTAGCGAAGCGCCCCCTGAATCCGCGTGCGCACAATAACCTGGGCCGGGCTCAACTCCTGGCGGGGCGCAGCGACGAGGCCGTTGCCTCATTCAAGGAGGCGATCCGCCTGCAGCCGAACCACGCCTACGCGCAGGCAAATCTCGGCGCCTGCTACAGGCTGCAGCGGCGCTGGCCCGAGGCGGCTGAGCACTTTGAACGCGCGCTCGCCGCTGACCCGGCCCTCCCTGACGTTCGCGTCAACTTGGCCGTCGCGCTGACGCAGCTCGGGCGCATCGATGCTGCCGTCAGCCAGTATCGTGCCGAACTCGCGACCCATCCCGATGACATCGAGGCGAAGACTAACCTCGCGGCCTTGTTGATCGACCAAGGGCTCCACGCCGAAGCTGCCCGATTGCTGCGGGAGGCGCTCGCCGCCTCCCCGGATCTCGCCGAGGCGCATCTCCATCTGGGGCGTATCGAGGAGCTCCAACGGCAAACCTCCGTGGCCGAGGCCGAGTTTCGCGCCGCCCTTCGGCTCAAGCCCACGCTCGCCGCCGCCCATCTCGCGCTCGGCAATCTCCTGCTCGGCCGGGGCGACGCTTCCGGCGCTGAGGATTCCTACCGGGAGGCGCTGCGCCACGACGCCACGCTCGCGTCCGCTCATTACGGCCTCGGCAACATCCGGGCGCGCCAGCAACAGTTCGAGCCCGCCATGCAGGAATTTCTCGAGTGCCTCCGGCTTGATCCGGGCCATGTCGCCGCCCGCAACAATCTTGCCAACTGCCAGCTCGTCACCGGCCGACTCGCCGACGCCATCGCGAACTACGAAAAGGTGCTCCAGGCGCGGCCCGGCGACACCTCGGTCCGCCGCAATCTCGACCTGGCCCGCGAACTTGCGCGGCAGCGGGGCGGGGTGGGGCGCTGAAGCCGCGTCCCTCGGCACCTCCCTTCCGCCCGCAGCGCGATCGTCTTTAGTTAGCACGGGCTGCAGGTTGCGGCATCTCCCGGCCCGGCGAACCGTCTGGCCGTTCTGTCGGCTTGCCACCCCTCGGCTGCTCCGCGGCCCAACGTTCCGTATTCCTCGCCCATGAACCTGCGCTCCGTTCTTCGCGCCCTTCCGTTCACCTGCTTCGCGTTGTTTGCTCCCGTCGGCTACGCCCAGCCCTCCGGCGGGCCCTATGGTCCGCTCGACCAGGATTATGCCGTGCCTGCCAACGCGGCGCACGTCATCTATGTGGCCTCCGACGCATCCGCCCACGGCTCCGGCGCGAGCCTCGCCGAACCCACCGACCTTGCCACCGCGTTCGCGCGGGCAGTCACGGGCGACGCCATCATTCTCCGCGGCGGCACCTATCGCATCGGCGGACTCAAGCTGAACCAGGGGATCACCCTCCAGCCCTACGGCACCGAGCGCCCCGTGCTCAAGGGCACGCGCGTTGCCACCGAGTGGAAAGCCCAGAAGAACGGCCTCTGGCGCACGGCCTGGCCCACGCTCTTTCCGATGAAGCCGGCCGACTGGTGGCAGCGCGACCGCTCCGGCCGTGAGACTCCCCTGTATCGCTTCAACAACGACATGGTGTTCGTCGATGGAAAACTCCTGCACGCCGTGGGTTGGGAGGGCGTTATCAACGAGAACTCCTACTACATCGATTACGAGGCCGGACAGGTCTATATCGGCGTCGACCCGACCCACCGCCTCGTTGAGATCACCGCCTTCGACAGCGCCTTCACCCGCGTCACCGGCGACCTCCACGGCCGGGCGTCCGACCACCTTGGCCCCACGATTCGTGGGCTCACGTTCACCCAGTACGCCTACCGCGCGATCGAGATCGAGGGCCGCGAAGCCGAGGGCCTGTCCGATCCCGCCACGTTCGGCAAGGATGTCGTTGGCACCACCCTCGAGCACGTCACCATCACGTTCTGCTCCCGCGTCGCCGGCTATTTCCGCGGCGACAAGCTCACCATCCGCCACTGCCTCGTCAGCGACACCCGCACCGAGGGCGTGTACGTGCTGAGCTCCGGCGACGTGCTGCTGGAAAGGAATATTTTCCGCCGCAATAACATCGAGGCCATGACCGGCTACTACCCGGCGGCGGTGAAGATCTTCGACCAGTGCTACCGCACCGTCTGCCGCGACAACCTCGTCATCGATCATCCGCACTCCAACGGCATCTGGTACGACGTGGGCAACGTCGACGGCGTGTTCGTCAACAACTGGGTCCAGGGAGTGCAGGACGGGTTCTTCTTCGAGATTTCCAAGGGCGCCATCTGCGCCGGCAACGTCTTCGTCGATTGCGACAAGGGAATCCGCGTCCTCAACAGCTCCAACGTCCACGCCTACCACAACACGCTGCTGAATACCGTCGCCTCCTTCGAACGCACCGAACGCAGCGCCGCCGCCGACCACTTCGGCTGGCATCCCGCCACCGGTCCCGATGTCGACCAGCGCGAGGGCCACATCTTCGTCGGCAACCTCCTCGTGGCCGACGCCAACTTCACCAAGGCCATGCTGCGCTTCGAGCAAACCAAGCCGCTCTGCGGTCGGCTCACCCGCCCGCAGCCCACGCAGCTCGACGGCAATGTCTACATTCGCCGCGCCGGCTCGCCCGCCGCGTCACTCATCGTCTGGAGCCCGACGCCGGGTGAGAACTGCACGACTGAGTATTCCTCGCTCGACGCATTTCGCGCGGCCCAGGCCGCCTACGAACAGCATGGCTTTCAGGTGACGGACGCAGGCGCCGTTTTCCGGAGCCCCGAACTCAGCCAGTTGCAGCCCAGCCGAAATTTCCCTGTCGCGGTCGAGACCCCTGCGGCCGTGCGTAAGCACGCGGGCTGGTCCGAGACCGGCTCGCTCGCCGCCGGAGCCTACCAGCCGGGGCGCTGAGCGAAGGCCGCGCCCGGCCGTCGCTCGCCGAGACCGGCAAGCCGGTTGCCGGACGGTCCGATCGGCCCCCCGGTTGCATCACCGCGGGCCGTTCGCTGTGGTCGCTGTACCGCGATGGGTCGCTGCGACTCATGCGGTTACGGCTGATGAGACCCCTGACTCTTCGCGCCGCCACGTGGCTGGTGTTCAGTGCGTGCGCGCTTCTCCATACCGGTTGCGCCGGCCTCGGCGATCCCGCCGTGATCGTGAGCTCCTCTGCGGTGGCAGACTATACGGCGCGCAAGTTCCAGGACGGCCGTCCGGTACGCGAGACCTACGTCTTTATGCCTGGGCGCTACTATCCCGGCGCCACGGTCGACCGCTCGCTCGAACGCATGAGCTTTCGGCAGCTCGCCGAGCCCCTTGCCCAGGAATTGGCTCGCAAGCAGTACTTCCCCGCGCCCGACCTCAAAAGTGCGGACCTGCTGATCGTGGTTCACTGGGGTGTCACCGATCCGCGGATCTCCTCCTCCGAGATGCGCGGGCAGGTGACGTACCACTTCGATGCTTCTATGTCCGACGCTGGCGTTGATCGGCCGCCTTCGGAAACAGACGCAATGTTCGCCAGCAATCTCCCGGAGGGGCACGACGCGTTGACGCTTTACCCCGACCTGCCGAACGACGCCGTGCGCGCCATGGAGTTCGAGGAGACCGAGCGGCTGACGGACCAGCTAGGCGGCGACATGGCCAATGCCAATGCCATCCTGTTGCTTGGCTACAGCCGGCAGCTTCGCCAGCTCTCCGAGCTGCCCTTTATCACGACGGCCGAGTTGGCGCTTCGATCCGATCTCAAGAACGAACGGTATTTTATCGTGCTTCGCGCCTACGATCTTCGTCATCGGACTGGCCGTCGGCCCCGGGTTCTCTGGACTCTGCACCTGAACATGCGCTCGGCTGGGGTGAATTTCCGCGAAGCCATGGCAAGCATGGGAGACGTCGCCGTGCATTACGTGGGCCGCAATGTCGACCAGGTCGAAACGGCGTTGCCGAAACTCAAACAGGGCACCGTCACTATCGGCGAGGTGAAGATCATCGGCGAGGCGAAGTAGCGGGCGCACGTCTTGCCTCGCCTTGGCCGCGGCCTTCTCGAACGGCTGCCTGTCAGGGTTGGCGTCCTCCGCTCAGACGACGCGCATTCGCCCGGGCCTCGGCGTGCGCCGGATTGATCCGCACCGCCGCTTCAAACGCCGCGAGCGCCTCCGGACGATGTCCGCTCTGCGCCAGCGCCATGCCCAGCCGGTTGTGCAGCTCGGCATCGTTCGGGGCCAGCTGCACCGCGGCGCTGAGCGCGGCGGCCGCTTCGTCGGGGCGTCCGAGCTCCATCAACACCGCGCCGTGGTTTGCATGCACCGCCACGTTTCCCGGCATCACCTTTGCCAGCGCCGCAAACTGCTCCGCCGCCTCCGTCAGTCGCCCGGCGTCGGCCAGCGCGTGGGCGAG
The Opitutus sp. ER46 DNA segment above includes these coding regions:
- a CDS encoding TonB-dependent receptor plug domain-containing protein; this translates as MNPNRWLPPVNPALIVALAGLAIATSPARAQTAPGVDAATLAKYDTNHNGVLDTDEQAAMRAAQAAPAASTTAAKPEAGAGDIIELSPFQVDASRDKGYFAENTLAGSRMNTNISDLGASISVITKQQLEDTASVDINDVFRYELNTEGSSTYTPAVASQKSDGMLDTIAGGTNGGTVASSTNATANRIRGIGTPSRAINYYPSISQVPMDAYNVQSVEISRGPNSMLFGMGSPAGIVNQTNAQALLNRNTNRVDVRADQNGSYRASLSFNRSLIQDKLAVYGALLYDDRQFERKPSYDRTRRQYGALTFKPFERTILRASVEGYNNDNRRPNSITPRDFVTEWKTAGQPVWDSLNKKITKLSTGEVVGPYVSNSLSPRAAEVIAYIKSRSDFDAAKWNASKNTYNGVSIFGSGAMTNTSSILYVPGVGYPNAARSIMQIYGGQLMNWFSSPYNTTYRTAWGTSTNPAASATAIPSSGSASSQVWSSTLNADVWDRAFVQSNGWSFNPNAAIIGGNKYAGVSDQSVYDWTDINISQANYGRERNTNLNLELEQEITKNLFLTAGWMREDFDAVSNYTVAQQYTSTLYIDNNKYMPDGSANPGYLMPYVMDFEPDRYTNAQLNDHFRAMLAYTPDFTRNSGWTKWLGRHQILGLWSRDEYMATNYRQRVSYVDAATAAGKYRFLNNQNKNADGTETGWSYQGTGVQRFYYLGTQGATNGAVTRSSGEWNAEKYNGNVRVFNYDTGQFEDVNVTTDHFTRSEGTGRNQRLLNTVSAATTNYLWNDRLVTTFGYRKDVLKLRNTTTAAIKQPDGSTMPTMTNPQMWVNGQYNTDVIFNRWENWTRLNGYTSTAGGVLRPFRGWDSIENRANSGSLFWQFVRDLGFSYNTSDNFNAPDGAYVDAFGTPLPKPTGNGKDYGFQFALFDNKLFARVSWFEASNQNELAPGKTALDRLVINMDQTLFRGWARTIAMINLGMDPTSDTFFSQTLDQSVENQVQDAAEKIWQQDYLYYDGKSIRATQDAEAKGMEISLNYNPSRNWTMRATFSKQDTKYSNVQKQYDAWYAQRGTIWQKAKAADYLLPQYQQYKTFTRANGELVDLTNFWTSYGFNANVLASATNGQTNVQNYYNVVVMPQYALNRDLNGQSSPGQRKYRWSYLTNYTFDSGKLKGWGVGGAERWEDKSIIGYYGKASGAIAATPNLLDISDTTRPIYDDAQFYTDLWVSYRTKIFNDRVRMKVQLNVSNVFESGELRVVRVNLDGSPYGYRIIDPRQFNLTASFEF
- a CDS encoding right-handed parallel beta-helix repeat-containing protein, whose amino-acid sequence is MNLRSVLRALPFTCFALFAPVGYAQPSGGPYGPLDQDYAVPANAAHVIYVASDASAHGSGASLAEPTDLATAFARAVTGDAIILRGGTYRIGGLKLNQGITLQPYGTERPVLKGTRVATEWKAQKNGLWRTAWPTLFPMKPADWWQRDRSGRETPLYRFNNDMVFVDGKLLHAVGWEGVINENSYYIDYEAGQVYIGVDPTHRLVEITAFDSAFTRVTGDLHGRASDHLGPTIRGLTFTQYAYRAIEIEGREAEGLSDPATFGKDVVGTTLEHVTITFCSRVAGYFRGDKLTIRHCLVSDTRTEGVYVLSSGDVLLERNIFRRNNIEAMTGYYPAAVKIFDQCYRTVCRDNLVIDHPHSNGIWYDVGNVDGVFVNNWVQGVQDGFFFEISKGAICAGNVFVDCDKGIRVLNSSNVHAYHNTLLNTVASFERTERSAAADHFGWHPATGPDVDQREGHIFVGNLLVADANFTKAMLRFEQTKPLCGRLTRPQPTQLDGNVYIRRAGSPAASLIVWSPTPGENCTTEYSSLDAFRAAQAAYEQHGFQVTDAGAVFRSPELSQLQPSRNFPVAVETPAAVRKHAGWSETGSLAAGAYQPGR
- a CDS encoding tetratricopeptide repeat protein, which codes for MIVALVFLAWANSLSGPFVLDDQSSIVDNPTIRDFGSFRWISPPAGRGETVGGRPVLNLSFALNHATGGLDVRVYHATNLAIHALAALALFGLLRRALALPGLSSCGRSRTLFLPAVLAALWAVHPLNTQAVTYVVQRAESLMGLFYLTTLYAFARSLEGPHRRVWQTVAIAACWLGMGTKENMVSAPIVVLLFDRAFGAGSFAGAWRARRGLYLGLATAWVFLAVLLASTGGNRGGTSGFDVGVSWIGYVLTQAPALVRYALLAIWPHPLVFEYGDFSVASAIDVAWPLLLVTGALGATLYALWRHPAVGAIATLAWAVLAPTSLVPGTLQMIVEHRMYLPLAAVMVLAGLGLEALTGSRGQRILAFGGAGLVLAFTLLTHARNQAYRSELALWQDTVAKRPLNPRAHNNLGRAQLLAGRSDEAVASFKEAIRLQPNHAYAQANLGACYRLQRRWPEAAEHFERALAADPALPDVRVNLAVALTQLGRIDAAVSQYRAELATHPDDIEAKTNLAALLIDQGLHAEAARLLREALAASPDLAEAHLHLGRIEELQRQTSVAEAEFRAALRLKPTLAAAHLALGNLLLGRGDASGAEDSYREALRHDATLASAHYGLGNIRARQQQFEPAMQEFLECLRLDPGHVAARNNLANCQLVTGRLADAIANYEKVLQARPGDTSVRRNLDLARELARQRGGVGR